The Mycobacterium sp. EPa45 genomic interval ATCCTGATGGCGGTGATGCCGGGAGACGCACTGCTGCAACTGATCATGGCCGGCGCGATCGTCACGATCTTGCCCTACCTGATGACGATCGTGCTGTACCTGGCCACCCGCCACAAGCTCGACCGCAAGCCGGGCGGCTTCGACCTCGGCCGGTGGGAGTGGCCGGTGGCGATCGGTTCCCTGGTATGGGTGATCGTTTCGCTGTTCGTGGTCATCACCACATCCCCGTCCTGGGCGCCCATCGCGCTGGCCTTCGGAATGTCCGCTGCCGGTCTGCTGTACTTCGGCTACCTGTGGAAGTTCAACCGCGAGGTCCTCGAGCACGAGCCGGGCGATCCCAACATGTTCGAAGAGGTGAAGGAATCATGACCGATGCACTCACCGGCCGGGTGGTTCGTCCCGGCGATGCCGACTACGCCGATGCCAGCCGAGGGTGGAACCACCTCTTCGTCCACCGGCCCACCGCCGTCGTGTTCGCCTCCAGCACCGAGGATGTCGTCAACGCGCTGGCATGGTCGCGCAACCAGGGCCTTGCTGTCCGGGTACGCAGCGGTGGCCATTCGCTGGAAGGCTGGTCAGGAGTTGACGACGGGGTGGTGATCGACGTGAGCGGGATGAAGGCGGTGACCATCGATGCGCACGCGCGCACCGCGACCGTCGGCGCCGGACTCAACCAGCTGGAGGCAGTCACCGGACTGGGCAGGGCCGGCTTTGCAGCCCCGACCGGAACCGAAGGCAGCGTCGGGCTTGCCGGTGCGACGCTGGGCGGCGGCTTCGGTCTGCTGACACGAAACTTCGGCATGGCGTCGGACAACCTGTTGGCCGCCGAGGTGGTGGTCGCCTCGGCCGGTGGCGGTGCCGAGGTGGTGATCGCGGACGAGAAGAACAACCCGGATCTGCTGTGGGCGCTGCGCGGTGCAGGAAACGGGAATTTCGGCATCGTGACGTCCCTGACGTATCGGATTCATCCGCTGGCGCAGGCGATCTTCGTCGTCGCGACCTGGCCTGGCCTGAATGATCTGGAGACCGTCTTCGACGCGTGGCAGCGTTCCGCTCCCTACACCGACAACCGGCTCACCAGTCAACTCGAGATCGAGGGCGACAAGTTCAGCGTGCACGCTGTCCTCGCGGGTGGTTCGGAAGCCGAAGCATTGCAGCTACTTTCGCCGATGGTGTCGATCAACAGTCCCGATGTGGTCGTGCAGGACGCCAGTTGGGCCACGATCTACACCGACTTTCAGATCCCCCTCGCCGAAGACCCGGCAAACTGGAAGTTCAACTCGCAGTTCATGACCGAGCCGTTCCCGCCCGAGGCGATACGCATCATCGCTCAGTTTATGGCGAAGGCACCGGCGGGATGCAACTACTTCACCAACGCTTTCGGTGGTGCGGTGGCCACCAGCGAACCGTCGGGTGGTTCGGCCTTTGCGCACCGGGAAGCGCTGTTCTACGCCGAACCCGGCGCCGGCTGGGGGGTCCGCGGTGGTCCGCCGGCGCCCTCGAAGGACGCAGATGACCGCCTCAGGTGGCTGGCCGAGTTCAGCGATGCGTTGACGCCCTACGCCAACGGCGCCTACGTGAACGTGCCGAACTCGGGCATGCCGGACTGGGAGCGGGCCTACTGGGGACCCAATGTCAAACGGCTGCGCCAGATCAAGGCCGCCTACGATCCCGACAACGTGTTCAGCTACGAGCAGAGCATCACGGCCTAGCTGTCGGTGGTCAACTCCGCGAGGAATTTGGGCAGTCGGCCGGAGCCGAAGTCGTAGAACCGCGCCCAGAGCGGTTCGATCGAGATGCGCACCATCTGCCGGTAGGTCGACTGAACGTTGCGTTCGAACTCGGCGAGTTCGTCACCACTCATCGAATTACGCGCTGACGCCAGATATTCCGCGGTGACGCCGTCGACGGTCTCCAGCGTGGCCAGGCCCCGCACCAACAATGCCGTCGCCTCTTCCGGCGAGGACCCGCCGTCGATGGTCACGGCGACCTGCGGGCGGGAGGCCAGTGCGCGGGCTTTCGGCGACGTCGGTGCGGTGGATACCACGATCCGTTCGCCCGTCCAATGGAACCCGACGGGAACGACCCGCGGGAAGCCATCGTGACCGTTGTAGGCGAGCCGGGCCATCGCGCCCGACAGCAGCCTCTGGGCGCCGGGGTGGCCCAACTCCCCCGCCAGTTCTTGCTCGTCCATCAATTGACCATGGGCTGCAGCGGTCCGATATACGTCCCCGGGTGACTG includes:
- a CDS encoding FAD-binding oxidoreductase — translated: MTDALTGRVVRPGDADYADASRGWNHLFVHRPTAVVFASSTEDVVNALAWSRNQGLAVRVRSGGHSLEGWSGVDDGVVIDVSGMKAVTIDAHARTATVGAGLNQLEAVTGLGRAGFAAPTGTEGSVGLAGATLGGGFGLLTRNFGMASDNLLAAEVVVASAGGGAEVVIADEKNNPDLLWALRGAGNGNFGIVTSLTYRIHPLAQAIFVVATWPGLNDLETVFDAWQRSAPYTDNRLTSQLEIEGDKFSVHAVLAGGSEAEALQLLSPMVSINSPDVVVQDASWATIYTDFQIPLAEDPANWKFNSQFMTEPFPPEAIRIIAQFMAKAPAGCNYFTNAFGGAVATSEPSGGSAFAHREALFYAEPGAGWGVRGGPPAPSKDADDRLRWLAEFSDALTPYANGAYVNVPNSGMPDWERAYWGPNVKRLRQIKAAYDPDNVFSYEQSITA
- a CDS encoding pyridoxamine 5'-phosphate oxidase family protein, which produces MDEQELAGELGHPGAQRLLSGAMARLAYNGHDGFPRVVPVGFHWTGERIVVSTAPTSPKARALASRPQVAVTIDGGSSPEEATALLVRGLATLETVDGVTAEYLASARNSMSGDELAEFERNVQSTYRQMVRISIEPLWARFYDFGSGRLPKFLAELTTDS